One Comamonas endophytica DNA window includes the following coding sequences:
- the phoR gene encoding phosphate regulon sensor histidine kinase PhoR: MVSRSLWFLGLQLAGSAAGCWLGGVPGALIGMLLGSWLWFAHDSWGALRLLAWLRSTELAHAPVQRGLWGEVGDRARRWLRQQRQQTQASDERLNDMLSALQASPNGVVLLDEEGRIEWCNQISNIQFGFDAVRDRMQNIGNLVRDPAFSHYLHAQDFSRGVVLQGRDSTPARPMRLAVQLYPYGDGRRLLLAIDITEHEQAEAMRRDFVANVSHEIRTPLTVLVGFVETLQTLPLEEEERARYLALMAQQSARMQHLVEDLLALSRLEGSPPPGLTQWTPVGLLLRQCEDEARGLSVALTRANARPHVIEFPDSAPGVDLGEIAGAATELQSAFSNLLANALRYTPAGKRVTVRWQAHADGSATFSVQDEGPGIESTHLARLTERFYRVDRSRSRDTGGTGLGLAIVKHVLQRHGATLDVRSTVGSGSVFSVTFPAQRLRPPALPAPADAS; encoded by the coding sequence ATGGTCTCGCGTAGTTTGTGGTTTCTGGGGTTGCAGTTGGCGGGCAGCGCGGCGGGCTGCTGGCTGGGGGGCGTGCCGGGCGCGCTGATCGGCATGCTGCTGGGCAGCTGGCTTTGGTTCGCCCATGACAGCTGGGGCGCCCTGCGGCTGCTGGCCTGGCTGCGCAGCACCGAGCTGGCCCATGCCCCCGTGCAGCGCGGGCTGTGGGGCGAGGTCGGCGACCGCGCGCGGCGCTGGCTGCGCCAGCAGCGCCAGCAGACCCAGGCCAGCGACGAGCGCCTGAACGACATGCTGTCGGCGCTGCAGGCCAGCCCGAACGGCGTGGTGTTGCTCGACGAGGAAGGGCGCATCGAGTGGTGCAACCAGATCTCCAATATCCAGTTCGGCTTCGATGCGGTGCGCGACCGCATGCAGAACATCGGCAACCTGGTGCGCGATCCGGCCTTCAGCCACTACCTGCATGCGCAGGACTTCTCCCGCGGCGTGGTGCTGCAGGGGCGCGACAGCACGCCGGCGCGGCCCATGCGCCTGGCCGTGCAGCTCTACCCCTATGGCGATGGCCGGCGCCTGCTGCTGGCGATCGACATCACGGAGCACGAGCAGGCCGAGGCCATGCGCCGCGATTTCGTCGCCAACGTATCGCACGAGATCCGCACGCCGCTGACGGTGCTGGTGGGCTTCGTCGAGACCCTGCAGACCCTGCCGCTGGAAGAGGAGGAGCGCGCGCGCTACCTGGCGCTGATGGCGCAGCAGTCGGCGCGCATGCAGCATCTGGTCGAAGACCTGCTGGCGCTGTCGCGCCTGGAGGGCAGCCCGCCGCCGGGGCTGACGCAGTGGACGCCCGTGGGCCTGCTGCTGCGCCAGTGCGAGGACGAGGCACGCGGGCTGTCGGTGGCGCTGACGCGCGCCAACGCCCGGCCGCATGTCATCGAATTCCCGGATTCGGCGCCCGGCGTGGACCTGGGCGAGATCGCCGGCGCGGCCACCGAGCTGCAGAGCGCGTTCTCCAACCTGCTGGCCAACGCGCTGCGCTACACCCCGGCCGGCAAGCGCGTCACGGTGCGCTGGCAGGCGCATGCCGATGGCAGCGCCACCTTCTCCGTGCAGGATGAGGGGCCAGGCATCGAATCGACGCACCTGGCGCGGCTGACCGAGCGCTTCTACCGCGTGGACCGCAGCCGCTCGCGCGACACCGGCGGCACCGGCCTGGGGCTGGCCATCGTCAAGCATGTGCTGCAGCGCCATGGCGCGACGCTCGACGTGCGCAGCACGGTGGGCAGCGGCTCGGTGTTTTCCGTCACCTTTCCTGCGCAGCGCCTGCGCCCACCGGCGCTGCCGGCCCCCGCAGACGCCTCATGA